In the genome of Actinomycetota bacterium, the window CGCACCGTGCTCTGGGACCTGGCCGGGGAGCCGCTGGAGGCGCCGGTCCTGGTCGACCTGGAGGCCCTGGCCGCCGAGGCGGCCGGCGGCGCGCTCAACGCCGCCCTCTGCGAGCTGCTCGAGCCCGACGAGGTGGCGGCGATCGGCCGCCGGGCCCGGGGGCTGGTCCGGGCCGGCCGGCTGCCCGCCCCCCGCGGCGACCGCGCCTACCCATGGCCGCTGGTCTGACCACCGGTCTGAGAAAATTCTTATGATGGTGCACCAGCACCGAGAGTACGATTCGGCCACAAATGGCTTGCCGGTCTTGCGTATCTCTGCTTACCCCCGACGAGGCCGACAGGTGGGAGGTGCGCCCAACGTAGGGTTCCGTGCCGATCGTCAGGGTTCCGGGCCGCGGTGGGCGGACGGGCCAGCTCCGAACAGGAGGTTCGAACAAAGTGCATCGTTTGCGTACGGTCAGGCTGGCGGCGCTGCTCGTCGGTCTCGCGATGGTCGCCGCGGCCTGCGGCGGCGGTGGCGACGAGGGTGGGGAGGCCGGCGGCGGCACCGCCCAGATCCAGCCCGGCGGCACCCTGAACTACGCCGCCGACCAGGAGCCCACCGGGTTCAACAACAACACCTCCAAGGACAACGGCACCTCGGTGGCGAACGTCATCAGGAACGTCTTCCCGGTGGCGTTCAACCTGACCCCGGACTTCAAGGTCGAGATGAACACGGACCTGCTGGAGTCGGCCGAGCAGACCAGCGAGGACCCGCAGACGGTCGTGTACAAGATCAAGCCGAACGCGACCTGGTCGGACGACACCCCGATCAGCGCCGACGACTTCGTCTACCTGTGGGAGAACCTCAACGGCACCAAGAAGGACAACGACGTCTCCGGCACCACCGGCTACGACCAGATCGAGAGTGTCGAGGGCTCCGACAACGGCAAGACCGTGACGGTCGTCTTCAAGACCCCCTTCCGTGACTGGAAGTCGCTGTTCGCCTCGGGCAACTTCATCCTCCCGGCCCACTTCATGGAGAAGCAGCCGGGTGGCTGGAACACCGGCCTGGACAAGAACCCCGAGACCTTCCCCTCGGGTGGCTGGTTCAAGATCGACAACTGGACCCAGGGCCAGAGCCTGACCCTGACCCGCAACGACAAGTAC includes:
- a CDS encoding phosphatidylinositol kinase yields the protein RTVLWDLAGEPLEAPVLVDLEALAAEAAGGALNAALCELLEPDEVAAIGRRARGLVRAGRLPAPRGDRAYPWPLV